From a region of the Pan paniscus chromosome 19, NHGRI_mPanPan1-v2.0_pri, whole genome shotgun sequence genome:
- the PRR29 gene encoding proline-rich protein 29 isoform X6, which yields MEDPGARAGSAHAWEETLASSASPRQPAPAMASGAGGSWGRSPPQSAVPTPWVTFLQPLSWAVPPAPPQPGRVKEDLLELMMLQNAQMHQLLLSRLVAGALQPRPASPCPQVYLEVPQEEPEEEEEEMDVREKGPLVFHHHYLPYLMPSPGALLPWPAPFFPTPACQPYLQDVPRIQHCPASREREVRAVPPPPPPSATGTVGADVPPASDYYDAESLL from the exons ATGGAAGACCCAGGAGCACGGGCGGGCTCCGCGCATGCGTGGGAAGAGACCTTGGCGTCCTCGGCGTCGCCAAGGCAACCGGCGCCAGCCATGGCCTCTGGGGCGGGCGGAAGCTGGGGTCGCTCCCCACCGCAGAGCGCAGTCCCGACG CCCTGGGTCACCTTCCTGCAGCCCCTCTCGTGGGCCGTCCCACCTGCGCCCCCGCAGCCAGGCCGCGTGAAGGAAG ACCTGCTGGAACTGATGATGCTGCAGAACGCGCAGATGCACCAGCTGCTGCTGAGTCGCCTGGTGGCTGGAGCGCTGCAGCCCCGGCCTGCCTCGCCCTGCCCTCAG GTCTACCTGGAGGTTCCGCAGGAAGagcctgaggaggaggaggaggagatggacgTACGGGAGAAAGGGCCTTTGGTGTTTCACCACCACTACTTGCCCTATTTGATGCCCTCCCCGGGTGCCCTGCTGCCCTGGCCAGCCCCCTTCTTCCCCACCCCCGCTTGTCAGCCCTACTTGCAGGACGTGCCCAGGATTCAGCACTGTCCTGCCTCCAGGGAAAGGGAGGT GAGagctgtgcccccacccccaccccccagtgCCACAGGGACTGTGGGTGCTGATGTACCCCCGGCTTCAG ACTACTATGATGCCGAGAGCCTCCTATGA
- the PRR29 gene encoding proline-rich protein 29 isoform X9: MMLQNAQMHQLLLSRLVAGALQPRPASPCPQVYLEVPQEEPEEEEEEMDVREKGPLVFHHHYLPYLMPSPGALLPWPAPFFPTPACQPYLQDVPRIQHCPASREREVRAVPPPPPPSATGTVGADVPPASDYYDAESLL; this comes from the exons ATGATGCTGCAGAACGCGCAGATGCACCAGCTGCTGCTGAGTCGCCTGGTGGCTGGAGCGCTGCAGCCCCGGCCTGCCTCGCCCTGCCCTCAG GTCTACCTGGAGGTTCCGCAGGAAGagcctgaggaggaggaggaggagatggacgTACGGGAGAAAGGGCCTTTGGTGTTTCACCACCACTACTTGCCCTATTTGATGCCCTCCCCGGGTGCCCTGCTGCCCTGGCCAGCCCCCTTCTTCCCCACCCCCGCTTGTCAGCCCTACTTGCAGGACGTGCCCAGGATTCAGCACTGTCCTGCCTCCAGGGAAAGGGAGGT GAGagctgtgcccccacccccaccccccagtgCCACAGGGACTGTGGGTGCTGATGTACCCCCGGCTTCAG ACTACTATGATGCCGAGAGCCTCCTATGA
- the PRR29 gene encoding proline-rich protein 29 isoform X5 — protein MEDPGARAGSAHAWEETLASSASPRQPAPAMASGAGGSWGRSPPQSAVPTPWVTFLQPLSWAVPPAPPQPGRVKEDLLELMMLQNAQMHQLLLSRLVAGALQPRPASPCPQVYLEVPQEEPEEEEEEMDVREKGPLVFHHHYLPYLMPSPGALLPWPAPFFPTPACQPYLQDVPRIQHCPASREREVRAVPPPPPPSATGTVGADVPPASGRAGVVGSGAQAWE, from the exons ATGGAAGACCCAGGAGCACGGGCGGGCTCCGCGCATGCGTGGGAAGAGACCTTGGCGTCCTCGGCGTCGCCAAGGCAACCGGCGCCAGCCATGGCCTCTGGGGCGGGCGGAAGCTGGGGTCGCTCCCCACCGCAGAGCGCAGTCCCGACG CCCTGGGTCACCTTCCTGCAGCCCCTCTCGTGGGCCGTCCCACCTGCGCCCCCGCAGCCAGGCCGCGTGAAGGAAG ACCTGCTGGAACTGATGATGCTGCAGAACGCGCAGATGCACCAGCTGCTGCTGAGTCGCCTGGTGGCTGGAGCGCTGCAGCCCCGGCCTGCCTCGCCCTGCCCTCAG GTCTACCTGGAGGTTCCGCAGGAAGagcctgaggaggaggaggaggagatggacgTACGGGAGAAAGGGCCTTTGGTGTTTCACCACCACTACTTGCCCTATTTGATGCCCTCCCCGGGTGCCCTGCTGCCCTGGCCAGCCCCCTTCTTCCCCACCCCCGCTTGTCAGCCCTACTTGCAGGACGTGCCCAGGATTCAGCACTGTCCTGCCTCCAGGGAAAGGGAGGT GAGagctgtgcccccacccccaccccccagtgCCACAGGGACTGTGGGTGCTGATGTACCCCCGGCTTCAGGTAGGGCTGGGGTGGTGGGCAGCGGGGCCCAGGCCTGGGAGTGA
- the PRR29 gene encoding proline-rich protein 29 isoform X2: MEDPGARAGSAHAWEETLASSASPRQPAPAMASGAGGSWGRSPPQSAVPTPWVTFLQPLSWAVPPAPPQPGRVKEDLLELMMLQNAQMHQLLLSRLVAGALQPRPASPCPQVYLEVPQEEPEEEEEEMDVREKGPLVFHHHYLPYLMPSPGALLPWPAPFFPTPACQPYLQDVPRIQHCPASRERETTMMPRASYEDRPWPWELHQLPALDTAPELPPAPLLSTPRCPWLAVLLTPSTSARPSSPGEISPCPTPMSSWTGRICAVV; the protein is encoded by the exons ATGGAAGACCCAGGAGCACGGGCGGGCTCCGCGCATGCGTGGGAAGAGACCTTGGCGTCCTCGGCGTCGCCAAGGCAACCGGCGCCAGCCATGGCCTCTGGGGCGGGCGGAAGCTGGGGTCGCTCCCCACCGCAGAGCGCAGTCCCGACG CCCTGGGTCACCTTCCTGCAGCCCCTCTCGTGGGCCGTCCCACCTGCGCCCCCGCAGCCAGGCCGCGTGAAGGAAG ACCTGCTGGAACTGATGATGCTGCAGAACGCGCAGATGCACCAGCTGCTGCTGAGTCGCCTGGTGGCTGGAGCGCTGCAGCCCCGGCCTGCCTCGCCCTGCCCTCAG GTCTACCTGGAGGTTCCGCAGGAAGagcctgaggaggaggaggaggagatggacgTACGGGAGAAAGGGCCTTTGGTGTTTCACCACCACTACTTGCCCTATTTGATGCCCTCCCCGGGTGCCCTGCTGCCCTGGCCAGCCCCCTTCTTCCCCACCCCCGCTTGTCAGCCCTACTTGCAGGACGTGCCCAGGATTCAGCACTGTCCTGCCTCCAGGGAAAGGGAG ACTACTATGATGCCGAGAGCCTCCTATGAGGACAGACCCTGGCCCTGGGAACTGCACCAGCTTCCTGCTCTGGATACAGCCCCGGAGCTGCCTCCTGCACCTCTCTTGTCGACTCCCCGGTGCCCATGGCTGGCAGTCCTTCTCACTCCCTCAACCTCAGCCAGGCCCTCTTCTCCTGGGGAAATCAGTCCCTGCCCCACGCCAATGAGTTCCTGGACGGGCCGGATCTGTGCTGTGGTGTAA
- the PRR29 gene encoding proline-rich protein 29 isoform X3, whose protein sequence is MEDPGARAGSAHAWEETLASSASPRQPAPAMASGAGGSWGRSPPQSAVPTPLSWAVPPAPPQPGRVKEDLLELMMLQNAQMHQLLLSRLVAGALQPRPASPCPQVYLEVPQEEPEEEEEEMDVREKGPLVFHHHYLPYLMPSPGALLPWPAPFFPTPACQPYLQDVPRIQHCPASRERETTMMPRASYEDRPWPWELHQLPALDTAPELPPAPLLSTPRCPWLAVLLTPSTSARPSSPGEISPCPTPMSSWTGRICAVV, encoded by the exons ATGGAAGACCCAGGAGCACGGGCGGGCTCCGCGCATGCGTGGGAAGAGACCTTGGCGTCCTCGGCGTCGCCAAGGCAACCGGCGCCAGCCATGGCCTCTGGGGCGGGCGGAAGCTGGGGTCGCTCCCCACCGCAGAGCGCAGTCCCGACG CCCCTCTCGTGGGCCGTCCCACCTGCGCCCCCGCAGCCAGGCCGCGTGAAGGAAG ACCTGCTGGAACTGATGATGCTGCAGAACGCGCAGATGCACCAGCTGCTGCTGAGTCGCCTGGTGGCTGGAGCGCTGCAGCCCCGGCCTGCCTCGCCCTGCCCTCAG GTCTACCTGGAGGTTCCGCAGGAAGagcctgaggaggaggaggaggagatggacgTACGGGAGAAAGGGCCTTTGGTGTTTCACCACCACTACTTGCCCTATTTGATGCCCTCCCCGGGTGCCCTGCTGCCCTGGCCAGCCCCCTTCTTCCCCACCCCCGCTTGTCAGCCCTACTTGCAGGACGTGCCCAGGATTCAGCACTGTCCTGCCTCCAGGGAAAGGGAG ACTACTATGATGCCGAGAGCCTCCTATGAGGACAGACCCTGGCCCTGGGAACTGCACCAGCTTCCTGCTCTGGATACAGCCCCGGAGCTGCCTCCTGCACCTCTCTTGTCGACTCCCCGGTGCCCATGGCTGGCAGTCCTTCTCACTCCCTCAACCTCAGCCAGGCCCTCTTCTCCTGGGGAAATCAGTCCCTGCCCCACGCCAATGAGTTCCTGGACGGGCCGGATCTGTGCTGTGGTGTAA
- the PRR29 gene encoding proline-rich protein 29 isoform X7, translating to MEDPGARAGSAHAWEETLASSASPRQPAPAMASGAGGSWGRSPPQSAVPTPLSWAVPPAPPQPGRVKEDLLELMMLQNAQMHQLLLSRLVAGALQPRPASPCPQVYLEVPQEEPEEEEEEMDVREKGPLVFHHHYLPYLMPSPGALLPWPAPFFPTPACQPYLQDVPRIQHCPASREREVRAVPPPPPPSATGTVGADVPPASDYYDAESLL from the exons ATGGAAGACCCAGGAGCACGGGCGGGCTCCGCGCATGCGTGGGAAGAGACCTTGGCGTCCTCGGCGTCGCCAAGGCAACCGGCGCCAGCCATGGCCTCTGGGGCGGGCGGAAGCTGGGGTCGCTCCCCACCGCAGAGCGCAGTCCCGACG CCCCTCTCGTGGGCCGTCCCACCTGCGCCCCCGCAGCCAGGCCGCGTGAAGGAAG ACCTGCTGGAACTGATGATGCTGCAGAACGCGCAGATGCACCAGCTGCTGCTGAGTCGCCTGGTGGCTGGAGCGCTGCAGCCCCGGCCTGCCTCGCCCTGCCCTCAG GTCTACCTGGAGGTTCCGCAGGAAGagcctgaggaggaggaggaggagatggacgTACGGGAGAAAGGGCCTTTGGTGTTTCACCACCACTACTTGCCCTATTTGATGCCCTCCCCGGGTGCCCTGCTGCCCTGGCCAGCCCCCTTCTTCCCCACCCCCGCTTGTCAGCCCTACTTGCAGGACGTGCCCAGGATTCAGCACTGTCCTGCCTCCAGGGAAAGGGAGGT GAGagctgtgcccccacccccaccccccagtgCCACAGGGACTGTGGGTGCTGATGTACCCCCGGCTTCAG ACTACTATGATGCCGAGAGCCTCCTATGA
- the PRR29 gene encoding proline-rich protein 29 isoform X10 yields MEDPGARAGSAHAWEETLASSASPRQPAPAMASGAGGSWGRSPPQSAVPTPWVTFLQPLSWAVPPAPPQPGRVKEDLLELMMLQNAQMHQLLLSRLVAGALQPRPASPCPQESCAPTPTPQCHRDCGC; encoded by the exons ATGGAAGACCCAGGAGCACGGGCGGGCTCCGCGCATGCGTGGGAAGAGACCTTGGCGTCCTCGGCGTCGCCAAGGCAACCGGCGCCAGCCATGGCCTCTGGGGCGGGCGGAAGCTGGGGTCGCTCCCCACCGCAGAGCGCAGTCCCGACG CCCTGGGTCACCTTCCTGCAGCCCCTCTCGTGGGCCGTCCCACCTGCGCCCCCGCAGCCAGGCCGCGTGAAGGAAG ACCTGCTGGAACTGATGATGCTGCAGAACGCGCAGATGCACCAGCTGCTGCTGAGTCGCCTGGTGGCTGGAGCGCTGCAGCCCCGGCCTGCCTCGCCCTGCCCTCAG GAGagctgtgcccccacccccaccccccagtgCCACAGGGACTGTGGGTGCTGA
- the PRR29 gene encoding proline-rich protein 29 isoform X1 — translation MEDPGARAGSAHAWEETLASSASPRQPAPAMASGAGGSWGRSPPQSAVPTPWVTFLQPLSWAVPPAPPQPGRVKEGETPGSPHPTPTITTTHPLLPRTSSGSPRSTTRQPILHPLGQGCQGEGDSEARRGLAEPRFLDLLELMMLQNAQMHQLLLSRLVAGALQPRPASPCPQVYLEVPQEEPEEEEEEMDVREKGPLVFHHHYLPYLMPSPGALLPWPAPFFPTPACQPYLQDVPRIQHCPASREREVRAVPPPPPPSATGTVGADVPPASDYYDAESLL, via the exons ATGGAAGACCCAGGAGCACGGGCGGGCTCCGCGCATGCGTGGGAAGAGACCTTGGCGTCCTCGGCGTCGCCAAGGCAACCGGCGCCAGCCATGGCCTCTGGGGCGGGCGGAAGCTGGGGTCGCTCCCCACCGCAGAGCGCAGTCCCGACG CCCTGGGTCACCTTCCTGCAGCCCCTCTCGTGGGCCGTCCCACCTGCGCCCCCGCAGCCAGGCCGCGTGAAGGAAGGTGAGACTCCCgggtccccccaccccacccccaccatcaccaccactcaCCCTCTTCTGCCTCGCACATCCTCTGGGAGTCCCCGCAGCACAACCCGCCAACCCATTCTTCACCCCCTGGGACAGGGGTGTCAGGGGGAGGGGGACTCGGAGGCCCGGCGTGGGCTTGCTGAACCCCGCTTCCTAGACCTGCTGGAACTGATGATGCTGCAGAACGCGCAGATGCACCAGCTGCTGCTGAGTCGCCTGGTGGCTGGAGCGCTGCAGCCCCGGCCTGCCTCGCCCTGCCCTCAG GTCTACCTGGAGGTTCCGCAGGAAGagcctgaggaggaggaggaggagatggacgTACGGGAGAAAGGGCCTTTGGTGTTTCACCACCACTACTTGCCCTATTTGATGCCCTCCCCGGGTGCCCTGCTGCCCTGGCCAGCCCCCTTCTTCCCCACCCCCGCTTGTCAGCCCTACTTGCAGGACGTGCCCAGGATTCAGCACTGTCCTGCCTCCAGGGAAAGGGAGGT GAGagctgtgcccccacccccaccccccagtgCCACAGGGACTGTGGGTGCTGATGTACCCCCGGCTTCAG ACTACTATGATGCCGAGAGCCTCCTATGA
- the PRR29 gene encoding proline-rich protein 29 isoform X4 has protein sequence MEDPGARAGSAHAWEETLASSASPRQPAPAMASGAGGSWGRSPPQSAVPTPWVTFLQPLSWAVPPAPPQPGRVKEGELCPHPHPPVPQGLWVLMYPRLQVGLGWWAAGPRPGSESGGQEGPVPSGGVWGFPTITATGNWPVPFPLPLWGPLRQEGVKMRFLFPQTTMMPRASYEDRPWPWELHQLPALDTAPELPPAPLLSTPRCPWLAVLLTPSTSARPSSPGEISPCPTPMSSWTGRICAVV, from the exons ATGGAAGACCCAGGAGCACGGGCGGGCTCCGCGCATGCGTGGGAAGAGACCTTGGCGTCCTCGGCGTCGCCAAGGCAACCGGCGCCAGCCATGGCCTCTGGGGCGGGCGGAAGCTGGGGTCGCTCCCCACCGCAGAGCGCAGTCCCGACG CCCTGGGTCACCTTCCTGCAGCCCCTCTCGTGGGCCGTCCCACCTGCGCCCCCGCAGCCAGGCCGCGTGAAGGAAG GAGagctgtgcccccacccccaccccccagtgCCACAGGGACTGTGGGTGCTGATGTACCCCCGGCTTCAGGTAGGGCTGGGGTGGTGGGCAGCGGGGCCCAGGCCTGGGAGTGAATCAGGAGGCCAGGAGGGCCCTGTGCCCTCTGGTGGGGTTTGGGGGTTTCCTACCATCACTGCTACAGGCAACTGGCCTGTCCCCTTCCCTTTACCTCTTTGGGGTCCACTGAGACAGGAGGGAGTCAAGATGAGGTTCTTGTTTCCCCAGACTACTATGATGCCGAGAGCCTCCTATGAGGACAGACCCTGGCCCTGGGAACTGCACCAGCTTCCTGCTCTGGATACAGCCCCGGAGCTGCCTCCTGCACCTCTCTTGTCGACTCCCCGGTGCCCATGGCTGGCAGTCCTTCTCACTCCCTCAACCTCAGCCAGGCCCTCTTCTCCTGGGGAAATCAGTCCCTGCCCCACGCCAATGAGTTCCTGGACGGGCCGGATCTGTGCTGTGGTGTAA
- the ICAM2 gene encoding intercellular adhesion molecule 2 codes for MSSFSYRTLTVALFALICCPGSDEKVFEVHVRPKKLAVEPKGSLKVNCSTTCNQPEVGGLETSLDKILLDEQAQWKHYLVSNISHDTVLQCHFTCSGKQESMNSNVSVYQPPRQVILTLQPTLVAVGKSFTIECRVPTVEPLDSLTLFLFRGNETLHYETFGKAAPALQEATVTFNSTADRDDGHRNFSCLAVLDLMSRGGNIFHKHSAPKMLEIYEPVSDSQMVIIVTVVSVLLSLFVTSVLLCFIFGQHLRQQRMGTYGVRAAWRRLPQAFRP; via the exons ATGTCCTCTTTCAGTTACAGGACCCTGACTGTGGCCCTCTTCGCCCTGATCTGCTGTCCAG GATCGGATGAGAAGGTATTCGAGGTACACGTGAGGCCAAAGAAGCTGGCGGTTGAGCCCAAAGGGTCCCTCAAGGTCAACTGCAGCACCACCTGTAACCAGCCTGAAGTGGGTGGTCTGGAGACCTCTCTAGATAAGATTCTGCTGGACGAACAGGCTCAGTGGAAACATTACTTGGTCTCAAACATCTCCCATGACACGGTCCTCCAATGCCACTTCACCTGCTCCGGGAAGCAGGAGTCAATGAATTCCAACGTCAGCGTGTACC AGCCTCCAAGGCAGGTCATCCTGACACTGCAACCCACTTTGGTGGCTGTGGGCAAGTCCTTCACCATTGAGTGCAGGGTGCCCACCGTGGAGCCCCTGGACAGCCTCACCCTCTTCCTGTTCCGTGGCAATGAGACTCTGCACTATGAGACCTTCGGGAAGGCAGCCCCTGCTCTGCAGGAGGCCACAGTCACATTCAACAGCACGGCTGACAGAGACGATGGCCACCGCAACTTCTCCTGCCTGGCTGTGCTGGACTTGATGTCTCGCGGTGGCAACATCTTTCACAAACACTCAGCCCCGAAGATGTTGGAGATCTATG agcCTGTGTCGGACAGCCAGATGGTCATCATAGTCACGGTGGTGTCGGTGTTGCTGTCCCTGTTCGTGACATCTGTCCTGCTCTGCTTCATCTTCGGCCAGCACTTGCGCCAGCAGCGGATGGGCACCTACGGGGTGCGAGCGGCTTGGAGGAGGCTGCCCCAGGCCTTCCGGCCATAG
- the PRR29 gene encoding proline-rich protein 29 isoform X8, translating into MEDPGARAGSAHAWEETLASSASPRQPAPAMASGAGGSWGRSPPQSAVPTPWVTFLQPLSWAVPPAPPQPGRVKEGELCPHPHPPVPQGLWVLMYPRLQTTMMPRASYEDRPWPWELHQLPALDTAPELPPAPLLSTPRCPWLAVLLTPSTSARPSSPGEISPCPTPMSSWTGRICAVV; encoded by the exons ATGGAAGACCCAGGAGCACGGGCGGGCTCCGCGCATGCGTGGGAAGAGACCTTGGCGTCCTCGGCGTCGCCAAGGCAACCGGCGCCAGCCATGGCCTCTGGGGCGGGCGGAAGCTGGGGTCGCTCCCCACCGCAGAGCGCAGTCCCGACG CCCTGGGTCACCTTCCTGCAGCCCCTCTCGTGGGCCGTCCCACCTGCGCCCCCGCAGCCAGGCCGCGTGAAGGAAG GAGagctgtgcccccacccccaccccccagtgCCACAGGGACTGTGGGTGCTGATGTACCCCCGGCTTCAG ACTACTATGATGCCGAGAGCCTCCTATGAGGACAGACCCTGGCCCTGGGAACTGCACCAGCTTCCTGCTCTGGATACAGCCCCGGAGCTGCCTCCTGCACCTCTCTTGTCGACTCCCCGGTGCCCATGGCTGGCAGTCCTTCTCACTCCCTCAACCTCAGCCAGGCCCTCTTCTCCTGGGGAAATCAGTCCCTGCCCCACGCCAATGAGTTCCTGGACGGGCCGGATCTGTGCTGTGGTGTAA